From Spirosoma aerolatum, one genomic window encodes:
- a CDS encoding DoxX family protein: MTDKTLKKVARIALGGSLVAAGISHLTIARKEFQAQVPDPIPLPKDDTVVYSGIAEIALGSSLILADNVRQKAIGKIAATFFTAVFPGNISQYVNKRSAFGLDTDRKRFARLFFQPVLVYWALKSTNNV; this comes from the coding sequence ATGACCGATAAAACGCTAAAAAAAGTAGCCCGAATTGCACTGGGAGGTAGTTTGGTAGCCGCTGGTATTAGTCACCTTACGATTGCCCGCAAGGAATTTCAAGCCCAAGTCCCCGATCCGATTCCTCTACCGAAAGACGATACCGTTGTGTATTCGGGCATTGCCGAAATTGCCCTGGGCAGCAGCCTCATTCTGGCCGACAACGTCCGTCAGAAAGCGATTGGGAAAATAGCTGCCACATTTTTTACCGCTGTTTTTCCCGGTAATATCTCCCAATACGTCAATAAACGGAGTGCGTTTGGTTTGGACACTGACAGGAAGCGATTTGCCCGCTTATTTTTTCAGCCCGTATTGGTGTATTGGGCGCTGAAAAGTACGAATAACGTATAA
- a CDS encoding site-2 protease family protein, with amino-acid sequence MSPRTRTYLLHGGLFLITLITTTLAGAEWMFGRFFIPSEGMPSLGWNEFLAGFQFSIPFLAILTVHEFGHYFTARANRVRVTLPFYIPLWIGIGQSIGTLGAFIRIQDYINSRRKYFDIGIAGPLAGFVLALIVLWYGFTHLPPPEFIFTIHPEYQKWGLNYGLYAYQNLPEGAAIGLGDNLLFHFFKTYVADPARVPHPYEMVHYPYILAGYLALFFTSLNLIPIGQLDGGHILYALIGRRRFQWVAPVLFIGFAFYAGLGAFKPADFAVPTDEAFFSQLGNFALYIIFLYLAFGRISDNRTTNLLITLSVVVGQLIVSWMIPTVNGYFGFTVFVFVLGRFLGVYHPETELEEPLDGKRQVLGWIALLIFVICFSPQPFLIS; translated from the coding sequence ATGAGCCCTCGCACCCGTACTTACCTCCTGCATGGAGGTCTTTTTTTAATCACGCTCATTACCACCACCTTGGCGGGAGCCGAATGGATGTTTGGGCGATTTTTTATTCCGTCTGAAGGCATGCCTTCGCTGGGCTGGAATGAATTTCTGGCTGGGTTTCAGTTTTCAATACCGTTTCTGGCTATTCTGACTGTGCATGAGTTTGGGCATTATTTCACCGCCAGGGCCAATCGTGTACGGGTAACGTTACCCTTTTATATTCCGCTCTGGATTGGTATTGGCCAAAGTATTGGTACGCTGGGAGCTTTCATTCGGATTCAGGACTATATCAATAGCCGTCGGAAATACTTCGATATTGGAATTGCAGGGCCATTGGCCGGATTTGTACTGGCATTGATTGTGCTATGGTATGGGTTTACGCATTTGCCCCCACCCGAATTTATTTTTACAATCCATCCAGAATACCAGAAATGGGGCCTCAATTATGGTTTATATGCTTACCAGAACTTACCGGAAGGGGCCGCTATAGGATTAGGGGATAACCTGTTGTTTCACTTCTTCAAAACTTATGTTGCCGATCCGGCCCGTGTGCCACACCCGTACGAGATGGTGCATTACCCGTACATACTGGCGGGTTATCTGGCGTTGTTTTTTACCTCACTGAACCTCATCCCGATTGGTCAACTGGATGGGGGGCATATTCTGTACGCGCTGATCGGGCGTAGGCGGTTTCAGTGGGTAGCGCCTGTGTTGTTTATTGGGTTCGCGTTTTACGCCGGATTAGGGGCCTTTAAACCAGCCGATTTTGCTGTCCCAACCGATGAAGCGTTTTTCTCGCAATTGGGCAATTTTGCACTGTATATTATCTTTTTGTATCTGGCTTTTGGCCGTATCAGCGATAACCGAACCACAAACCTGCTGATTACATTGAGTGTAGTAGTAGGGCAATTGATCGTGTCATGGATGATACCAACCGTGAACGGCTACTTTGGCTTTACCGTATTTGTGTTTGTATTGGGCCGGTTTCTGGGCGTTTATCACCCCGAAACGGAACTGGAAGAGCCACTGGATGGAAAGCGTCAGGTGCTTGGTTGGATAGCACTGCTAATCTTTGTAATTTGTTTTAGTCCGCAGCCATTTTTAATTTCATAA
- a CDS encoding MBL fold metallo-hydrolase RNA specificity domain-containing protein — protein MKLSFLGAARQVTGSMYLLELEDDYRILIDCGSDMERSSSNGQTAPAVTHPGFFPFEASSINLVLLTHAHVDHSGNLPNLYREGYEGQILCTEPTFALTNVLLKDAASLNQKRINDLNASKKQRVKERQLQLQKDLYLDKQVRESMENVVPIAFNRKFRVADGVDVTFIPAGHLLGAAHILINIVEGGVRKSICFSGDIGRKNYPLLVDPAPVPPVDYLICESTYGNRLHDNHLSPEDTLADIIQRTCIDMPGRLIIPSFSVGRTQALLYTLNRLYTERNFPPIKVFSDSPMAFESSKIYMQHVRMLNTEAREFYKENETLFDFENFQFLESSKASKAVSNYNEPCIIISSSGMVQGGRVEYHVAENISNPYATILIIGYCAEGTLGWRLLNGQQTLSIKGKDHQVLANIEKIDVFSGHGDRNDLINFVGMQSPDTLKSIFLVHGEFESMESFRDTLAEEGFPQVIIPKKGETYEL, from the coding sequence ATGAAATTATCATTTCTGGGGGCAGCCCGGCAGGTAACGGGTAGTATGTATCTGCTGGAACTGGAGGATGACTACCGCATCCTGATTGACTGTGGTTCGGATATGGAGCGATCCAGTTCGAACGGTCAGACGGCCCCCGCCGTTACTCACCCGGGATTTTTTCCGTTTGAGGCTTCAAGTATCAACCTGGTCCTGCTGACACACGCGCACGTCGACCATTCGGGAAATCTGCCTAACCTGTATCGGGAAGGGTATGAAGGGCAAATATTGTGCACGGAACCAACCTTTGCACTTACGAATGTATTGCTTAAAGATGCGGCTTCGCTGAATCAGAAACGCATCAACGATCTGAATGCCAGCAAAAAGCAGCGGGTAAAGGAACGCCAGTTGCAGCTACAGAAAGATTTGTACCTGGATAAGCAGGTTCGGGAGTCGATGGAAAATGTTGTCCCGATTGCTTTCAACCGAAAGTTTCGGGTGGCTGATGGGGTCGACGTTACCTTTATTCCGGCCGGGCACCTGCTGGGCGCTGCCCACATACTGATCAATATAGTAGAAGGGGGCGTTCGGAAAAGTATCTGTTTTTCAGGTGATATTGGCCGCAAGAACTATCCACTGCTGGTCGATCCGGCTCCTGTACCTCCAGTCGATTATTTAATTTGTGAGAGTACGTATGGCAACCGCCTGCATGATAATCACCTCTCGCCCGAAGATACGCTGGCCGATATTATTCAGCGGACCTGTATCGATATGCCGGGTCGACTCATTATTCCGTCGTTCAGTGTAGGCCGCACACAGGCATTGCTCTATACACTCAACCGATTGTATACCGAGCGCAACTTTCCGCCCATCAAGGTGTTTTCGGATAGCCCGATGGCGTTCGAAAGTTCCAAGATTTATATGCAGCACGTGCGTATGCTGAACACAGAGGCCCGGGAGTTTTACAAAGAAAACGAGACCTTGTTCGACTTTGAGAATTTTCAGTTTCTGGAGTCGTCGAAAGCCAGCAAAGCCGTTTCGAATTACAATGAGCCGTGCATTATCATTTCATCGTCGGGCATGGTGCAGGGGGGACGGGTCGAATACCATGTTGCCGAGAATATCAGTAACCCCTATGCCACCATTCTGATCATTGGCTATTGTGCAGAAGGAACACTTGGCTGGCGGCTGTTGAATGGCCAGCAAACTCTGAGTATCAAAGGGAAAGATCATCAGGTGCTGGCAAACATTGAGAAAATAGATGTATTTAGTGGTCATGGCGACCGAAACGATCTGATTAATTTTGTTGGAATGCAATCGCCCGACACGCTCAAATCGATTTTCCTGGTTCATGGCGAATTTGAGAGCATGGAGTCCTTCCGCGACACACTGGCCGAAGAAGGATTTCCTCAGGTGATTATTCCGAAAAAAGGAGAAACCTATGAATTATAA
- the dacB gene encoding D-alanyl-D-alanine carboxypeptidase/D-alanyl-D-alanine endopeptidase, whose translation MRFLHRFPIQSAFVIVVCLFVGYTASSAQTSSRRTIDSLATQHLLAQVEAFQASPATRFGTVALSVRRVRDSEELIGYNARLSLPSASTLKLITTATALAVLGPNYTYTTTLEYDGTIKDSVLTGNLYLRGTGDPSLGSWRFPGYSDVTALVTSWSEAVKASGIRRIEGMVVGDASLYDDITTPDTWPFGDLGNYYGASLSALNINENLYRVFFRPGKSVKTPANVLRTDPAVPYITFRNTVTTDAANTGDQVNIYGVPFMNQQWLTGKVPLGEPGNEFSVKGALPDPAYFAAYALQNQLVQHNITVSRPPLSIGGGLPTTIPVGAKRTVINQYKSPILPQLIQQTNFQSINLYAEALLRTTALAVNKHVRTTEESVEAITSFWKAKGVNLDGFRIRDGSGLSTVGALTADNMTGILSAMGRDKNFPQFYETIPIVGQTGTVRSLARGTAAAGNIRAKSGSIEGVRAYAGYFTAVDGEPMTFCILVNKFTPGQSRIITNELEKIFVSLVGLKGGE comes from the coding sequence ATGCGCTTTCTTCACCGTTTTCCTATACAATCTGCATTTGTTATTGTCGTCTGTTTATTTGTCGGTTACACCGCGTCGAGCGCGCAGACGAGTTCCAGGCGAACCATCGATTCGCTGGCAACGCAACATCTGCTGGCCCAGGTAGAAGCCTTCCAGGCTAGTCCGGCTACTCGATTCGGAACCGTTGCGTTATCAGTCCGGCGGGTACGAGACAGCGAAGAACTCATTGGCTACAATGCCCGGCTTAGTTTACCATCGGCCTCCACACTCAAACTCATCACCACCGCCACGGCATTGGCCGTACTAGGGCCAAACTATACCTATACTACAACCCTCGAATATGATGGAACGATCAAAGACAGTGTGCTGACAGGTAATCTCTACCTGCGCGGCACTGGAGACCCATCGCTGGGGAGTTGGCGATTTCCTGGTTATTCTGATGTAACAGCACTCGTAACGAGTTGGAGCGAGGCCGTCAAAGCTTCGGGGATTCGGCGAATAGAGGGCATGGTTGTCGGCGATGCCAGTTTGTACGACGATATTACTACACCTGATACCTGGCCCTTTGGCGACCTGGGTAATTATTACGGGGCCAGTTTGAGCGCGCTGAATATCAATGAGAATTTATACCGTGTATTCTTCAGACCTGGAAAATCCGTCAAGACCCCTGCAAACGTTCTACGCACCGACCCGGCCGTACCCTATATTACTTTTCGAAATACGGTCACAACCGATGCGGCCAATACAGGCGACCAGGTCAATATTTATGGGGTACCGTTTATGAACCAGCAGTGGCTAACGGGCAAAGTGCCCCTTGGCGAGCCGGGTAACGAGTTCAGTGTCAAAGGAGCCTTACCCGATCCCGCCTACTTTGCGGCCTACGCCCTGCAAAACCAGCTTGTTCAGCACAACATCACAGTCAGTCGCCCACCTCTTTCGATTGGCGGGGGCTTGCCAACAACGATACCAGTTGGTGCGAAACGGACCGTAATCAACCAGTATAAATCGCCCATTTTACCCCAATTGATCCAGCAAACCAATTTCCAGAGTATAAACCTGTATGCCGAAGCCCTGCTACGAACCACAGCGTTAGCGGTCAATAAACACGTACGAACAACAGAAGAAAGTGTAGAAGCAATTACGTCGTTCTGGAAAGCTAAAGGGGTTAATCTGGATGGTTTCCGCATTCGCGACGGTAGTGGACTATCGACCGTTGGCGCGCTCACAGCTGATAATATGACCGGTATTCTGAGTGCTATGGGCCGCGATAAAAACTTTCCGCAATTCTACGAGACAATCCCGATCGTTGGCCAAACTGGCACCGTGCGAAGCCTGGCCCGAGGAACAGCAGCCGCTGGTAATATCCGGGCTAAAAGCGGTTCCATTGAGGGCGTCAGGGCCTATGCAGGGTATTTTACTGCCGTTGATGGTGAGCCGATGACTTTCTGCATTCTGGTGAACAAATTCACACCTGGTCAAAGCCGAATCATCACGAATGAACTGGAAAAGATCTTTGTCAGCCTTGTCGGATTGAAAGGGGGGGAATAA
- a CDS encoding HAD family hydrolase yields MKNLIFDLGDVIIPIDLTAPVRNFAMLANLPEDEVWAIWKQHDFINRYETGLIDDMAFRTQIRQLLKNDSWADEVIDTAWNTVLLELPVERVERIKELKKGYRLFLLSNTSPIHIKHVNGVLTGLNQPTLEDLFEHVFYSYEVGMAKPSPDIYQHVLAEAGLVASETAFFDDNAANIKAAAALGIQAVHVQPPKTIIDYLKDI; encoded by the coding sequence GTGAAAAATTTAATTTTTGACCTCGGCGATGTGATCATCCCGATTGATTTGACGGCCCCCGTTCGGAATTTTGCTATGCTGGCCAATTTGCCGGAAGATGAAGTCTGGGCAATCTGGAAGCAGCACGACTTTATCAATCGATACGAAACGGGGCTGATCGACGATATGGCTTTTCGGACGCAGATTCGGCAGTTACTGAAGAACGATAGTTGGGCTGATGAGGTGATCGATACAGCCTGGAATACCGTTTTGCTGGAACTTCCCGTTGAGCGTGTCGAACGGATCAAAGAACTGAAAAAAGGCTATCGGTTATTTCTGCTCAGCAATACTAGCCCTATCCATATCAAGCATGTAAATGGTGTGCTGACTGGCTTGAATCAGCCAACGCTGGAAGATCTTTTCGAGCATGTGTTTTATTCCTACGAAGTAGGCATGGCTAAACCGTCGCCCGACATCTATCAGCATGTTTTAGCTGAAGCGGGACTTGTTGCCTCAGAAACCGCTTTTTTTGACGATAATGCGGCAAACATCAAAGCGGCCGCTGCGTTAGGTATTCAGGCTGTGCATGTACAGCCGCCTAAAACGATTATAGACTATTTAAAGGATATATAA
- a CDS encoding alpha/beta hydrolase, translated as MNRVRFVNYFWVFTSLFVLIVGTQVYGQTTLQGTVERIKVHGKGLEGNLEGDSPDRDVSIYLPPSYKKEPKRRYPVVYFLHGFTDNDGQWYGVTKHWINLPAVVDKVFTSGQAQEMIIVTPNAYTRYRGSMYSNSVTTGNWEDFVAKELVSYIDQHYRTIAKATSRGLAGHSMGGYGTIRIGQKHPEIFSSLYLLSPCCMTANPNRAFSPEAIAKIEAIKTPDDVVKADFGTQAMFASAAAWSPNPTKSPFFIDLPIENGQPQPAIAAKWAANAPLAMIDQYIMNIKQLNALAFDAGNRDQSIAASNKVLDQILTNYQIAHTYEEYEGDHINRIAERIEQKMLPFFSKHLAKK; from the coding sequence ATGAATCGAGTCCGGTTTGTTAATTATTTCTGGGTTTTCACAAGCCTGTTTGTTCTGATCGTCGGTACACAAGTTTACGGACAGACTACCTTACAAGGTACCGTAGAACGTATTAAGGTACATGGAAAAGGTCTGGAGGGGAATCTGGAAGGGGATTCGCCCGACCGGGACGTATCGATTTATTTACCTCCCAGCTATAAAAAAGAGCCGAAACGACGGTATCCGGTGGTGTATTTTCTGCATGGCTTTACCGACAACGATGGCCAATGGTATGGTGTAACCAAGCATTGGATCAACTTGCCAGCGGTAGTTGATAAAGTGTTTACCAGTGGACAGGCGCAGGAGATGATCATCGTTACGCCCAATGCTTATACTCGCTACCGGGGAAGCATGTACTCCAACTCGGTAACGACAGGCAACTGGGAGGATTTTGTGGCGAAAGAACTGGTTAGCTACATTGACCAGCATTACCGAACCATTGCGAAAGCGACCAGTCGAGGGCTGGCAGGACATTCGATGGGCGGATATGGGACGATACGAATTGGGCAAAAGCACCCGGAAATCTTTTCGAGCCTATACCTGCTAAGTCCATGTTGCATGACGGCTAATCCCAATCGAGCATTCAGTCCCGAAGCGATTGCCAAAATTGAAGCGATAAAAACGCCGGATGATGTTGTGAAGGCTGATTTCGGCACGCAGGCTATGTTTGCGTCGGCGGCAGCCTGGTCGCCCAATCCGACTAAATCACCATTTTTTATTGACCTACCGATTGAAAACGGCCAACCTCAACCCGCTATTGCCGCTAAATGGGCCGCTAATGCACCTTTGGCCATGATCGATCAGTACATTATGAATATAAAGCAACTGAATGCGCTGGCCTTCGATGCGGGCAATCGTGACCAGAGCATTGCCGCTAGCAATAAGGTTTTAGATCAGATCCTGACCAATTATCAGATTGCGCACACCTATGAAGAATATGAAGGCGATCACATCAATCGCATTGCTGAGCGAATCGAGCAGAAAATGCTTCCTTTCTTCTCGAAACATTTAGCAAAGAAGTAA
- a CDS encoding acetyl-CoA carboxylase carboxyltransferase subunit alpha, with the protein MRTYLDFEKPIADLEARLEETKKLAQSSNVDVSEAVAILEQSIDKLRQEIFQNLTRWQRVQLSRHPDRPYTLDYISLMCDQFIELHGDRTVRDDPAMVGGFCELGGQTVMIIGQQKGRNTKQRQHRNFGMPNPEGYRKALRLMKLAEKFNKPIITMIDTPGAFPGLEAEERGQGEAIARNLKEMFMLTVPVICIIIGEGASGGALGIAIGDRVWMLENTWYSVISPENCSTILWRSWNFKEQAAEAMKLTARDMQLNKLVDEIIEEPVGGAHNDHQAMANHLKEVILSALAELNALSPEERINQRIEKFCEMGVVVE; encoded by the coding sequence ATGAGAACGTATCTTGATTTTGAAAAACCCATTGCCGACCTCGAAGCGCGGCTGGAAGAAACGAAAAAACTGGCTCAGAGCAGCAACGTGGATGTGAGTGAAGCGGTCGCTATTCTGGAACAAAGTATCGACAAACTCCGGCAGGAGATTTTCCAGAATCTGACACGATGGCAACGGGTTCAACTGTCACGGCATCCTGATCGACCTTATACGCTCGACTACATTTCGCTCATGTGCGATCAGTTTATCGAACTGCATGGCGACCGTACGGTTCGCGACGATCCGGCCATGGTGGGCGGTTTTTGCGAGTTGGGTGGCCAGACAGTGATGATTATTGGTCAGCAGAAAGGGCGGAATACGAAACAGCGTCAGCACCGTAATTTTGGCATGCCAAACCCCGAAGGATATCGGAAAGCTCTACGGCTGATGAAATTGGCTGAAAAATTCAATAAGCCGATCATTACCATGATCGACACACCGGGGGCTTTTCCGGGGTTGGAAGCGGAGGAGCGCGGTCAGGGTGAAGCCATTGCCCGGAACCTGAAAGAGATGTTCATGCTGACCGTTCCGGTGATCTGCATTATCATTGGCGAAGGGGCGTCGGGTGGAGCCCTCGGTATTGCCATTGGCGACCGGGTATGGATGCTTGAAAATACCTGGTATTCGGTGATCTCGCCGGAAAACTGTTCAACAATTTTGTGGCGGAGCTGGAACTTTAAGGAGCAGGCAGCCGAGGCCATGAAACTGACCGCCCGTGACATGCAGCTTAACAAGCTGGTCGATGAAATTATCGAAGAGCCTGTTGGCGGAGCCCATAATGATCATCAGGCAATGGCCAACCACCTCAAAGAGGTTATTCTGTCGGCTCTGGCCGAGCTGAATGCCCTATCGCCCGAAGAGCGCATCAATCAACGGATTGAAAAGTTCTGCGAAATGGGCGTCGTTGTTGAATAA